The following proteins are encoded in a genomic region of Colletotrichum higginsianum IMI 349063 chromosome 9, whole genome shotgun sequence:
- a CDS encoding Nicotinamide N-methyltransferase: MALTSRISLVGPPAESPEDFLMSSLGVIFPDDVTNQHGDADHGIQYASPHLRKPLLFELAEPSADDDRKLFSHYLWNASLQLGEFVEAATLDLDNAVTTRLGPPIGHFDVRGKTTLELGSGTALPSIMSALLGAERVAITDYPAPAVLKTLRTNTARNIDPAVSPKNTVTAREVLVEGHSWGELEDAFSVSNKHVFDRVFVADCLWMPWQHRNLHKSISWFLRNDSEARCWVVAGFHTGRAKMRDFFERAALAEAGLEVDTIWERDCDGEERQWEWDRGIEDVTIRKRWLVCAVLKRKAAGGNDGA, translated from the coding sequence ATGGCGCTCACCTCCCGTATCTCCCTCGTCGGCCCGCCCGCCGAATCCCCCGAGGACTTCCTCATGTCCTCCCTCGGCGTCATCTTCCCTGACGACGTCACGAATCAGCACGGCGATGCTGACCACGGCATCCAGTATGCCTCCCCACACCTCCGCAAGCCCCTGCTGTTCGAGCTTGCCGAGCccagcgccgacgacgaccgcaAGCTTTTCAGCCACTACCTCTGGAACGCGAGTCTGCAGCTCGGTGAGtttgtcgaggccgccacATTGGATCTCGACAATGCCGTCACAACCCGTCTGGGTCCGCCCATCGGCCATTTCGACGTTCGCGGCAAGACCACGCTCGAGTTAGGGTCCGGTACCGCTCTGCCGAGTATCATgtccgccctcctcggcgccgaacGCGTCGCCATAACGGACTACCCGGCCCCCGCCGTGCTCAAGACCCTCCGCACCAACACCGCCCGCAACATCGACCCTGCCGTCTCCCCCAAGAACACTGTAACGGCCCGTGAGGTACTGGTCGAGGGCCATTCGTggggcgagctcgaggatgCATTTTCCGTCTCCAATAAGCACGTCTTTGACCGTgtcttcgtcgccgactGCTTGTGGATGCCTTGGCAGCACAGAAACCTGCACAAGTCCATCAGCTGGTTCCTCCGCAACGACAGCGAAGCGCGGTGCTGGGTCGTCGCCGGGTTTCACACTGGTCGCGCCAAGATGCGTGACTTCTTCGAGAGGGCGGCTCTGGCCgaagctgggcttgaggtCGACACTATTTGGGAACGGGACTGCGATGGTGAGGAGAGGCAGTGGGAGTGGGACCGAGGCATCGAAGACGTGACTATCCGGAAGAGGTGGCTTGTATGCGCCGTGCTGAAGCGCAAGGCCGCTGGTGGCAATGATGGTGCGTGA
- a CDS encoding Tgf beta receptor associated protein has product MASEDPDDQTSSTSGSTNEKVRDDGPFVLRTLLEEVPLSAEGAADGIKINCVDYLDHNLYVGTSASELLHFVQIPPDPNDPAGRPSFILASRLRPAFAETSNSRPGIQQILLLPKVGKACVLCNWTVTFYSLPEFSPVFGATQVKNCSWVGGVDLNDSQDDAGDPSAGVFICLSLMRRIQVVRIGEVARAVKNIDVPGTTISVRRDSIACVADARSYSLLDVDRQLRIPLMTISSLDDSQPAGEIGQAQDIAGSTDGGILRSASAAQNRPLLSAGDHHGHARSTSLGGLLTSGRRDPSPRTADDRVAQGSSPPTPSASPRPSGEGPRPPPPTDKPLPAAPGSMRAEATPTMPTPVFLKPHIVSPTAEEFLLVTGTGPLDPGIGMFVNLDGDPTRPTIEFDRYPREVVVDGGSSDLSPSKMSPELDEEGYVIASMTKDSDAGLRHGLEIQRWDADGAEPETTKWWLEANPPGIHETTPLGIRSLAGTDETHFEEIIDRLCQRKFSPFSGGLPETPIFSPRSADSRTASSLEQMTKERELFERDVDSQDEEALPEDWEHKRNAEEHDFARRLANANSRIAVWADDHIWWAIRNPMLLRLEARLEAACEQDGTFNPAMLDRDGIFTVLNSFRGQEAKSELEFVTFSYLRQRAGVLLLTNLLHAAERPFTDAELKALEEVLVESSLDPRVVLSLLPGLRNEIVESRRGIWIFGGVKRTTQSYLDSEHFRKASPTIGTLGSKVVQFLRRFLAAWRKKKGFGSVADESEVFQTVDAALLLVLLELDQKSPMGLAKKTSSIRSELYDVVDKGVDCFDRAASLLESYHRLFVLSRLYQSRKMAGDVLATWRRIIEGEPDHGGELRDGEQRVREYLTKISSQALVREYGVWLASRNPKLGVQIFAEDKGKAPRFDPAEVVEILREEAPDAVKYYLEHLVFGKGHTGYVNDLIAYYLDIVISDLDTSQESRDAFAGTYTSYRALQAPKPTYRQFLTDNAPRDDEVWQSRLRLLQLLGGGHQYDAAAIRERIAALPDELLVPEIIILDGRERRHEDAIRLLVHKLGDYDTAISYCLRGGSSIYTRPDGRRESTPTHDMQARLFRAALGEFLAIEDVSDQIEQTGALLERFGGWFDVEDVLALVPDEWSVDVVAGFLMTALRRITQERHETTVTKALSSAENLRVNHDLIAKVDEKGPSIEAPN; this is encoded by the exons ATGGCATCCGAGGATCCAGACGACCAGACCTCGTCTACGTCTGGGAGCACCAATGAGAAGGTCCGCGATGATGGGCCCTTTGTCTTGCGCACATTGTTGGAGGAGGTGCCCCTgtcggccgagggcgccgctGATGGGATAAAGATAAACTGCGTCGACTACTTGG ATCACAACCTTTACGTCGGCACGAGCGCATCCGAACTGCTTCACTTTGTCCAAATTCCTCCCGACCCAAATGATCCAGCTGGACGGCCATCCTTCATACTCGCATCACGATTACGGCCAGCATTTGCCGAGACTAGCAACTCCCGCCCCGGCATCCAGCAAATACTCTTGCTCCCCAAGGTTGGAAAGGCCTGTGTACTCTGCAACTGGACCGTCACCTTTTACTCCCTCCCCGAATTCAGCCCAGTATTTGGGGCTACACAGGTCAAAAACTGCAGTTGGGTTGGTGGCGTTGACTTGAACGACTCTCAAGATGACGCAGGCGATCCCTCTGCGGGAGTCTTCATCTGCTTGTCATTGATGCGGAGAATTCAGGTTGTGAGAATAGGGGAGGTTGCGCGGGCAGTCAAG AACATTGATGTGCCCGGGACCACAATATCAGTCCGGCGAGATTCCATTGCATGTGTGGCAGACGCCAGGAGCTACTCCTTGCTTGACGTTGACAGACAGCTGCGGATTCCTCTGATGACCATCTCTTCACTGGACGATTCACAGCCAGCCGGGGAGATTGGTCAAGCTCAGGACATCGCCGGGAGTACCGACGGTGGCATATTGAGGAGCGCCTCGGCAGCGCAGAACCGGCCGCTCCTGTCTGCTGGTGACCACCATGGGCATGCTAGAAGCACAAGCCTCGGGGGGTTGCTCACCAGCGGACGGAGGGACCCCAGCCCTCGAACTGCAGATGATCGCGTTGCTCAAGGATCATCACCGCCAACGCCTTCTGCTAGTCCCAGGCCCTCGGGTGAAGGACCGcggcctccgccgccgacggacAAGCCTCTACCTGCTGCGCCTGGAAGCATGCGGGCAGAGGCGACACCAACGATGCCGACCCCCGTCTTTCTCAAGCCACATATTGTCTCGCCAACCGCCGAAGAATTCCTTCTTGTCACCGGCACCGGGCCATTGGATCCCGGGATTGGCATGTTTGTAAACCTCGACGGGGATCCCACGAGGCCCACAATTGAATTCGATAGATACCCCAGGGAAGTCGTGGTTGACGGTGGATCATCCGACCTCTCACCGTCGAAGATGTCACCGGAGTTGGACGAGGAGGGGTACGTTATTGCGTCTATGACAAAAGACTCTGACGCGGGATTGCGCCACGGCCTGGAGATTCAAAGATGGGATGCCGACGGAGCGGAACCAGAGACTACCAAATGGTGGCTCGAGGCAAACCCGCCGGGGATACATGAAACGACACCGCTAGGTATTCGATCACTTGCGGGCACCGACGAAACCCACTTTGAAGAGATCATCGACAGACTCTGCCAGAGGAAGTTCTCGCCCTTTTCTGGAGGGCTCCCCGAAACCCCCATTTTTTCGCCGAGGAGTGCCGACTCACGCACAGCGTCGTCCTTGGAACAAATGACAAAGGAGCGAGAACTGTTTGAGCGAGACGTCGATTCACAGGACGAGGAGGCTCTACCCGAAGATTGGGAACACAAAAGAAACGCCGAGGAGCATGATTTTGCACGACGGCTGGCGAATGCCAACTCGAGGATTGCAGTATGGGCGGATGATCACATCTGGTGGGCGATTCGCAACCCCATGCTGCTACGGCTGGAAGCAAGACTGGAAGCGGCGTGCGAGCAGGATGGCACGTTTAACCCTGCGATGTTGGACCGAGACGGAATCTTCACGGTGCTCAACTCATTCAGGGGACAAGAGGCCAAGTCCGAGTTGGAGTTCGTTACCTTCAGTTACTTGCGACAGCGCGCTGGGGTTCTGCTCCTTACCAACTTACTGCATGCGGCAGAGAGGCCCTTCACAGACGCAGAGCTAAAGGCGTTGGAGGAGGTCCTTGTAGAAAGTAGCCTGGATCCTCGGGTCGTCCTGTCATTGCTACCCGGTCTTCGGAATGAGATTGTTGAGAGCCGCAGAGGGATTTGGATtttcggcggcgtcaagagAACAACGCAAAGCTACCTAGACAGCGAGCACTTCAGAAAAGCCAGCCCCACGATAGGAACTCTTGGCAGCAAGGTTGTGCAGTTCTTACGGCGGTTTTTGGCTGCatggaggaagaaaaaagggttCGGCAGCGTGGCGGACGAAAGCGAGGTGTTCCAGACGGTCGATGCTGCGTTGTTGTTggtccttctcgagcttgaCCAGAAGTCGCCCATGGGACTGGCGAAGAAGACGTCGTCGATTAGATCGGAGCTGTACGACGTTGTCGACAAGGGGGTCGACTGCTTCGACCGAGCCGCCTCCCTTTTGGAATCGTATCACCGTCTATTTGTGCTCAGCCGGCTGTACCAGAGCCGCAAGATGGCAGGAGACGTTCTCGCCACCTGGCGACGTATCATCGAGGGCGAGCCGGACCACGGCGGGGAACTGCGTGATGGCGAGCAACGCGTTCGGGAATACCTGACGAAGATCAGCAGCCAGGCTCTCGTGCGGGAGTACGGTGTTTGGCTCGCAAGTCGCAACCCAAAGCTAGGTGTGCAGATCTTTGCGGaggacaagggcaaggcgcCCAGGTTCGACCCGGCAGAGGTTGTTGAGATTCTGCGCGAGGAGGCACCCGACGCCGTGAAATATTACCTCGAGCATCTGGTTTTCGGCAAGGGCCACACTGGCTACGTCAACGACCTCATTGCGTACTACTTAGACATTGTCATCAGCGATCTCGACACCTCCCAGGAGAGCCGAGACGCGTTCGCTGGCACATACACATCCTACCGAGCATTGCAGGCCCCTAAACCAACATATCGACAGTTCCTCACGGATAACGCCCCCAGGGATGACGAGGTCTGGCAGAGTCGCCTACGGCTGCTACAATTGCTCGGAGGGGGCCACCAATACGACGCGGCGGCAATCAGGGAGCGCATCGCTGCACTGCCAGACGAGCTCCTTGTACCCGAGATCATTATTCTCGATGGCCGAGAGCGACGTCACGAGGATGCTATCCGGCTCCTCGTTCACAAGCTGGGCGACTACGACACGGCCATCTCGTACTGTCTGCGCGGGGGCTCCAGCATCTACACGCGTCCCGACGGCAGACGGGAGAGCACGCCGACGCATGACATGCAGGCGCGGCTATTCCGGGCGGCGCTCGGCGAGTTCCTCGCCATCGAAGACGTCAGCGATCAAATTGAGCAGACGGGCGCCCTGCTCGAACGGTTTGGTGGTTGGTTCGATGTCGAAgacgtcctcgcccttgTCCCCGATGAGTGGtccgtcgacgtcgtggccGGGTTCCTCATGACAGCGCTGCGGCGCATCACGCAGGAGCGGCACGAGACAACCGTGACTAAGGCGCTCAGCTCGGCAGAGAATTTGCGCGTTAACCATGACTTGATCGCGAAAGTGGATGAAAAGGGCCCGTCGATTGAGGCCCCTAATTAG
- a CDS encoding Golgi membrane protein yields the protein MADIEAVLAAKGNAQQTELSSETPNLPEGGNKFQHAISAWRTIDYTNLVSNLDNTASEIVTYQRDSTVQRKELAQKTKDFRKLDDSTKLTEIKGLLKAYQTFIDLLTNHSKSINSAFLQAYTSLSDAPDPYPLLEASVDSMLVSEDTLPKLSEENQHLQQSVTKLTTQLEDAESKLQTESAAKKELEISLESRVKEVEASWVAVLDEKKDNWAAKEKTLEEKVENQERLLTEIKASYEVNQRLGKADDGDTEAQAGHVTSAEIEMLHSDLDRTSARLAEVEARNEQLRLELAQAKSSVASQAPTSLEDDPGYMRMRSENSSLIRKLDAARVEKEGIKRTLDSRLRGLEREVGLLKEERDNLKAKVQKWSDYEDVKQELEVLKSIEFSTGDDDDVKEAAENLAEAKGQGDTLEKLLLARNKKLGDELTILRVSHQDLQTKLSDLQEDMSRTNMELEKAQQLNERLENDLATLQSESSNAFPSGASVAGTFNRYAPSAAPGRRGGRVSPTSSIISGIDPRMSGGEPMGGGSGILPMITAQRDRFKKRIAELETELSNTHRTVSQLRQEVSALQKDNLNLYEKTRYVSTYNRAGPSATTSSSAAYPSNPNPSTVSMGGSGNPGITMDRYRKAYESNISPFAAFRGRESARAYKRMSFPERVVYSVTRMVLASRTSRNLFAAYCVALHLLVFCSLYWLGTVDAEKHASNLGKSAAAAAAAGAGAGGLNGGAGDGHGDWQEEGFSGH from the exons ATGGCAgacatcgaggccgtcctAGCTGCCAAGGGCAACGCCCAGCAGACAGAGCTTTCCTCCGAGACTCCAAATCTTCCCGAAGGCGGCAACAAATTCCAGCATGCCATTTCGGCCTGGAGAA CCATCGACTACACGAACCTCGTCTCAAACCTCGACAACACCGCCTCCGAGATCGTCACATACCAGAGAGACTCGACCGTCCAGAGGAAGGAATTGGCACAGAAAACGAAGGACTTTCGAAAGCTTGACGATTCTACAAAGCTAACCGAGATCAAGGGCCTGTTGAAGG CCTACCAAACCTTCATCGACCTCCTCACCAACCACTCAAAATCCATTAACTCGGCGTTCCTCCAGGCGTACACCTCCCTGTCCGATGCGCCCGACCCATACCCGCTGCTCGAGGCGTCGGTCGACTCGATGCTTGTATCGGAGGACACTCTGCCAAAGCTGAGCGAGGAGAACCAGCACCTGCAACAGTCTGTCACCAAGCTAACAACACAGCTGGAGGACGCCGAGTCGAAACTGCAGACCGAGTCCGCCGCGAAAAAGGAGCTCGAAATCAGCTTGGAGAGCAGGGTCAAGGAAGTGGAGGCTTCTTGGgtcgccgttctcgacgaAAAGAAGGATAACTGGGCTGCGAAGGAGAAGACATTGGAGGAAAAGGTGGAGAATCAGGAGCGCTTGCTCACCGAAATAAAAGCGAGCTACGAGGTCAACCAGCGTCTGGGCAAGGCAGATGATGGAGATaccgaggcccaggccggTCACGTTACCAGCGCCGAAATCGAGATGCTTCATTCAGACCTCGATCGGACTAGTGCACGActggccgaggtcgaggcgcGGAATGAGCAGCTGAGGCTGGAACTGGCGCAGGCAAAATCTTCGGTCGCCTCTCAGGCGCCCACGTCACTGGAGGACGATCCTGGCTACATGCGGATGCGATCCGAAAACTCGTCACTCATCAGAaagctcgacgccgcccgtgtcgagaaggagggcatCAAGCGTACTCTAGACTCCCGGCTGCGTGGTTTGGAGAGGGAGGTCGGCCTCCTCAAAGAAGAAAGGGACAACTTGAAGGCCAAGGTGCAGAAATGGAGTGACTACGAAGACGTGAAGCAGGAGCTCGAGGTGCTCAAGAGCATTGAATTCTCAAcaggcgacgatgacgatgtaAAGGAGGCTGCCGAGAACCTGGCAGAGGCCAAGGGTCAAGGTGACACGCTGGAGAAGCTGCTATTGGCACGCAACAagaagctcggcgacgagctcacCATCTTGCGCGTATCTCATCAAGACCTCCAGACCAAGCTGTCCGATCTTCAGGAGGACATGTCAAGGACAAACATGGAGCTGGAAAAGGCGCAGCAGCTCAACGAACGTCTCGAGAACGACCTCGCAACGTTGCAGTCGGAGTCTTCCAACGCGTTTCCCTCGGGGGCGTCAGTAGCGGGAACATTCAACCGGTACGCTCCATCGGCTGCACcgggacgaagaggaggaagagtgTCACCAACGTCGTCCATCATCAGTGGAATCGACCCGCGGATGTCTGGTGGCGAGCCGATGGGGGGTGGCTCAGGCATCTTGCCAATGATTACGGCACAGCGCGACCGGTTCAAAAAGAGGATCGCCGAGTTGGAGACTGAGCTGTCAAACACTCACCGCACAGTGTCGCAGCTGAGACAAGAGGTGTCAGCTCTGCAAAAGGACAACCTCAACCTGTACGAGAAGACGAGGTACGTCTCGACGTACAATCGGGCAGGCCCCTCCGCtacgacgtcgtcgtcggcggcataTCCGTCCAACCCCAACCCGTCGACTGTTTCGATGGGCGGCAGCGGAAACCCGGGCATCACCATGGACAGATACCGCAAGGCGTACGAGTCGAACATCTCGCCGTTTGCCGCCTTCCGCGGACGTGAGTCTGCCAGGGCGTACAAGCGAATGAGTTTCCCGGAGCGTGTGGTATACTCGGTCACGCGAATGGTACTCGCGTCGCGGACGAGCAGGAATCTCTTCGCGGCGTACTGTGTAGCGTTGCATCTGCTCGTCTTCTGCTCGCTATACTGGCTTGGCACGGTGGACGCGGAGAAGCACGCCAGCAATCTTGGCAAGTcggctgcagcagcagccgctgcgggcgcgggcgcgggagGTCTCAACGGAGGGGCCGGCGATGGCCACGGCGActggcaagaagaaggattTAGCGGGCATTAG